Proteins encoded in a region of the Zea mays cultivar B73 chromosome 2, Zm-B73-REFERENCE-NAM-5.0, whole genome shotgun sequence genome:
- the LOC100281622 gene encoding Abscisic stress-ripening protein 5 has protein sequence MSEEKHHHFFNHHKKDEEQPAGEYGYSETEVVTATGEGEYERYKKEEKEHKHKQHLGEAGAIAAGAFALYEKHEAKKDPEHAHRHKITEEVAAAAAVGAGGYVFHEHHEKKKDHKDAEEASGEKKHHHLFG, from the exons ATGTCGGAGGAGAAGCACCACCACTTCTTCAACCACCACAAGAAGGACGAGGAGCAGCCCGCCGGCGAGTACGGGTACTCCGAGACCGAGGTGGTCACCGCCACCGGCGAGGGCGAGTACGAGAGGTACAAGAAGGAGGAGAAGGAGCACAAGCACAAGCAGCACCTCGGCGAGGCCGGCGCCATCGCCGCCGGCGCCTTCGCACTc TACGAGAAGCACGAGGCGAAGAAGGACCCCGAGCACGCGCACAGGCACAAGATCACGGAGGAGGTCGCTGCCGCGGCGGCCGTCGGCGCCGGCGGCTACGTATTCCACGAGCACCACGAGAAGAAGAAGGACCACAAGGACGCCGAGGAGGCCAGCGGCGAGAAGAAGCACCACCACCTCTTCGGCTGA